The DNA segment TGTTCTTGCGAACGGACTGGTTCCAACCGTGGTCGCACTCCTTGCTTATTTTACAGGCACGCAGGATGAGTTCGTAGGAGAAATTGCGTACATCTCTGCTGTGAGTGTCGCAGCTGCGGATACGACGGCAAGCGAGCTCGGGGTTTTAAGCGATAAAACATACCTGATCACAAATTTCAAAAAGGTTAGACCAGGAACGAACGGTGGAATATCGCTTTTTGGCACTCTTTGTGCAATTCTCGCTGCTGTACTTTCATCAGTTATCGGATGGATTTCAATCATATCCTACGAGTCAGCAAATTGGCTAATTCTCGTCCCTTTTTTTTCAGGGATTATTGGGTGCATGGTTGATAGCCTAATAGGGGCAACCTTAGAAGATCGCGGCTATGTGTCGAAACTGACCACAAATATCATTTCGATGTTCGTTGGGGCCGCGATTGGCGCTATTATTACAACATTATTTTACTGAGATTGTTCAATGTTAAAATTTCTCGATACTTATCAAAAATTAAGATATACTAGAAAAAGCGGGATTGATAATTGCTTGCTCTCAAATGATCGAAGAGTAGAATTATTTCGAAAAAATTATACACAACATCTTCTCTTTTCGCTAATTAATTGTATAAAATGAATTGAATTAATTGATCACGGTGGGGAGGTACGATGCAGATTAGGATTTCAAGAGGAAATATTTACATGCTGAAGTGCGAAACTGCGAGCAGACTCTTCGATCTCTGCAGAAATGCGCGGACATGCGGGTTTGATATTTTATGTATCGCTAGGACCCATCCCGACATACTCAAACACGACTTTGGGATTGAAGAGGAAGGGGAGAATATAATTTGGGTTTCCCAAATGGTTGGAACAAGAAGCATAAATCCTCAGAATCTAACCATTCTTTATGATAAGATTGGCAAATTTATATCGAATAGCAAAAATGCATTAGTGTTTCTTGAAGGGATAGAATACCTCATAATGCAGAACGATTTTCAAAAAATACTCAGATTCCTCAATCAATTATACGAGATTGTAGCAATTAACAAGGGAATTGTCATTTTCCAGATCGATCCACGTGCGTTCTCCGCAAGAGAAATTGCACTTATGGAAAAATGTGCCGTATCGCTAGAAAGAGATGATATGGTCCTTCTCAAATGATCTTTACCAGATTATAAACTCATGAGAAGCTATGAATCGATTAGACTTAAAACATAGATTATGGTTTGAGAATTGAATCACAAGTACTTATTCTAATAAATTATATATAGAGCATCCTTGTTTAAGCGAAACAACGCGAATGGTATGACGGCCATAGCGGCGGGGATACACCCGGTCTCATCCGAACCCGGAAGTTAAGCCCGCCAGCGTTCCCTGTTGTACTGTGGTGCGCGAGCCCACGGGAAGCAGGGATCGCTGTCAGCCATTCGCAAACATCTGGCAGTTGCTAATTAAGGATTTTGATGCAAATTTTTAATGATTTTGATCTTAAATCCATCTTGGACGTGTTTCCCGAATATAGCAGCTTGAGTCGCCACAAGTGCATTGGGCATATCTCAAGCGGAATAGCTATTTCGAAAGAATTTTCAAGGAAGGATTGGAAGAACCTTAGGGATACGATTTCCTCTAGGAGAAGAGAAAGTTAATAGGAATCGTTTCTAAATAAAAAAATAAAAAATATTTAAAATTAGGGGGATTTCCCCCTTTAAAGATTTTTGCGGTTTTGTGGTTCAGTTTTAGAGATATTCTTTCCATACGCAACTTTCAGGCAAATTGTTCAGATAGTCTGCAAGTTTCTGGGCTGCTGTGTAGTAACCATCGCTGTATAGATCCAATATAAATGCTATCGCATCGGACATGTGGCCAAACCAGGGATCTGTTCCTACACCTAGATCTGGTAGGTAGACCCATGCGTTTGAATAGTCTTCGCCGTAAAGCTGTTCTGTGAGTAGCAAAGATAGTATTTGAGCTTGCGCTTTAAGCATCGGGTTGGATGCATCTGGAATGCTCAATATATTGTATGCCTTCAATAGATCTGCATTGGTGATATTCTCCCAAATGTCTGCATCTGTTAGATTCAAGAAGTCGAAGTCGCCACCGTATTTTGCATCTATGTTAAAGATGAACTGCTTTAGCTGATCCATCGATACTTGAATTCCTTTAGTCCATCCGTTAACATTCTTGATTATGTTATTCTTCCAGAAGCCAATAGTATGCCCTGGTGGTCCGCAAACGACGTTTCCAAAGTTCACTGCCAACTCAAATCCAGAGACGTTACCGATAACCACATAGAACGTGGATGTGATGTTGATCCACCCGCATTCCATTATTTCTGTAACATTGTAAATGCCAAGCGTCAAATTGCAGAAGCAATAGTATCCCGTTTCATCTGTATAGGTCCA comes from the Methanomassiliicoccales archaeon genome and includes:
- a CDS encoding SdrD B-like domain-containing protein → TVKEVLPAGWYSDEPMQQTVVLDESGECVKISFTNIQYGKICVQKLEYEVGPVPGITIELYNESMVKIAWAVTNETGWVCFENLKLGTYTVKEVLPAGWYSDEPMQQTVVLDESGECVKISFTNIQYGKICGYKFFDANINGIFDVENETGIPNWRIELRDVNGSLIAWTYTDETGYYCFCNLTLGIYNVTEIMECGWINITSTFYVVIGNVSGFELAVNFGNVVCGPPGHTIGFWKNNIIKNVNGWTKGIQVSMDQLKQFIFNIDAKYGGDFDFLNLTDADIWENITNADLLKAYNILSIPDASNPMLKAQAQILSLLLTEQLYGEDYSNAWVYLPDLGVGTDPWFGHMSDAIAFILDLYSDGYYTAAQKLADYLNNLPESCVWKEYL
- a CDS encoding DUF92 domain-containing protein produces the protein MSPIETFAVILLLCCVLSLLAYKFQLLSASGSAASMIIGILIGWFGSLSWLLTLIFFVFAGFIVTRFKLRVKIERGLQEGEKGERTYRNVLANGLVPTVVALLAYFTGTQDEFVGEIAYISAVSVAAADTTASELGVLSDKTYLITNFKKVRPGTNGGISLFGTLCAILAAVLSSVIGWISIISYESANWLILVPFFSGIIGCMVDSLIGATLEDRGYVSKLTTNIISMFVGAAIGAIITTLFY
- a CDS encoding DUF835 domain-containing protein, with protein sequence MQIRISRGNIYMLKCETASRLFDLCRNARTCGFDILCIARTHPDILKHDFGIEEEGENIIWVSQMVGTRSINPQNLTILYDKIGKFISNSKNALVFLEGIEYLIMQNDFQKILRFLNQLYEIVAINKGIVIFQIDPRAFSAREIALMEKCAVSLERDDMVLLK